From the Oleiharenicola lentus genome, one window contains:
- a CDS encoding VPDSG-CTERM sorting domain-containing protein, producing the protein MKNYLKHTCLAMVALIGLSQVVRADTTFGENPVQDYWNPVSPNGTHVYAQSFVAQASGDVSVLGTWLNTLDYDASTTLKFQILGSLSGNPVLGPTISTVYASTAAIGSMSGPTSYYSGAATSYTSLVAGQTYWFAINAIGGGGNGRYQASSANDDLQDGGSFWYSNSSGSYFDGQNNQPGMAFKVTVSDSSSVPDAGSTVLLLLSGFVGLVAVRRKLAVR; encoded by the coding sequence ATGAAAAACTACCTCAAACACACATGCCTCGCCATGGTGGCGCTGATCGGCCTTTCCCAGGTCGTGCGCGCTGATACCACCTTCGGTGAGAATCCGGTGCAGGATTATTGGAATCCAGTTTCTCCCAACGGCACCCACGTTTACGCGCAAAGCTTCGTGGCTCAGGCCAGCGGCGACGTTTCCGTGTTGGGCACTTGGCTGAATACGTTGGACTATGATGCGTCCACCACGCTCAAGTTCCAGATCCTCGGCTCCCTCTCGGGTAACCCGGTGCTCGGCCCCACCATCAGCACGGTGTATGCATCCACCGCTGCGATTGGCTCGATGTCCGGTCCGACCTCTTACTATTCCGGCGCGGCCACCTCCTACACGTCGTTGGTTGCCGGTCAGACCTATTGGTTTGCCATCAATGCGATCGGCGGCGGCGGCAATGGTCGCTACCAGGCTTCCAGTGCCAATGACGATCTCCAGGATGGTGGTAGTTTCTGGTATTCCAACTCTTCGGGCTCCTACTTCGACGGCCAAAACAATCAGCCGGGCATGGCCTTCAAGGTCACGGTGAGCGACAGCTCGAGCGTTCCTGATGCCGGCTCCACCGTGCTGCTGCTGCTCTCCGGTTTTGTCGGTCTGGTGGCGGTGCGCCGCAAGCTGGCGGTCCGCTGA
- a CDS encoding ParB N-terminal domain-containing protein: MPAKPALKRLPPKKRPRKAKAGSRGADAAAALLPGLTGMAADTKATVEAAGGVVVGQYLDPIGQSPLLVAVLPVAKVEPTPFQRDVSDLHHKKLADVIDRTGIFLDPIIAITAPGGGFWTPNGGHRLAAMKRLGAKAITALVVPKREIAWQILALNTEKAHNLKDKSLEVIRIFRNLLEERAAAAEKEFAYYFEEASLITMGLCYEQHPRFSGGVYNSFVRRLSQFSDESLTKSLKEHERIAALLLELDAAVAAVVAKLKAKGFVSPYLKSFVVARSNPLRFMKEPPALEELIRTIRGKVDRFNVDRIKPEDITASGGGAPDEE; encoded by the coding sequence ATGCCCGCAAAACCCGCCCTCAAACGTCTGCCCCCCAAGAAACGTCCGCGCAAGGCCAAGGCCGGTTCGCGCGGAGCCGACGCCGCCGCGGCGCTCCTGCCCGGGCTGACCGGCATGGCGGCCGACACGAAGGCGACGGTCGAGGCGGCGGGGGGCGTGGTCGTGGGCCAGTATCTTGATCCCATCGGCCAGTCGCCGCTCCTCGTGGCCGTGCTGCCGGTGGCGAAGGTCGAGCCCACGCCCTTCCAGCGCGACGTGTCGGACCTCCATCATAAGAAACTCGCCGACGTCATCGATCGCACGGGCATCTTCCTCGATCCCATCATCGCCATCACGGCACCGGGCGGCGGATTTTGGACGCCCAACGGCGGCCACCGCCTCGCGGCCATGAAACGCCTCGGCGCGAAGGCCATCACCGCGCTTGTCGTGCCCAAGCGCGAGATCGCCTGGCAGATCCTCGCCCTCAACACCGAGAAGGCGCACAACCTGAAGGACAAGTCCCTCGAGGTCATACGCATCTTCCGCAACCTGCTCGAGGAACGCGCCGCGGCGGCGGAGAAGGAATTCGCCTACTACTTCGAGGAGGCCTCGCTCATTACGATGGGCCTGTGTTACGAACAGCACCCGCGCTTTAGCGGCGGCGTCTATAATTCTTTTGTCCGCCGCCTTTCGCAGTTCAGCGACGAGTCGCTCACCAAGTCCCTCAAGGAGCACGAGCGCATCGCCGCCCTGCTGCTGGAGCTCGACGCCGCGGTCGCCGCCGTCGTGGCGAAGCTGAAGGCGAAGGGCTTCGTGAGCCCGTATCTGAAGAGCTTCGTCGTCGCCCGCTCGAATCCCCTCCGCTTCATGAAGGAGCCACCCGCACTCGAGGAACTCATCAGGACCATCCGCGGCAAGGTGGACCGCTTCAACGTGGACCGGATCAAGCCCGAGGACATCACCGCCTCCGGCGGCGGTGCTCCGGACGAAGAGTGA
- a CDS encoding Rossmann fold nucleotide-binding protein, with protein MNSRAPQVCILGSAEPGSRAYELAGAAGEMLARRGITVVSGCGAPATRVAAERALAAGGTVVSIVPHDDIGVKDWPCSVLIPCGMGDARNLLMALAGDACLVIGGRAGTKSEVCLAWLHKRPLLPLTGCGGWSDTLERDPPDERRNSPILPWDSIATLESQLTKLALLRG; from the coding sequence ATGAATTCCCGCGCCCCCCAGGTCTGCATCCTCGGCAGCGCCGAGCCCGGCTCGCGCGCTTATGAGCTCGCCGGCGCCGCCGGCGAAATGCTCGCCCGCCGCGGCATCACCGTCGTCAGTGGCTGCGGCGCCCCCGCCACCCGTGTGGCCGCCGAGCGTGCCCTCGCCGCCGGCGGCACGGTCGTGAGCATCGTGCCCCACGACGACATCGGCGTGAAGGACTGGCCCTGCTCCGTGCTCATCCCCTGCGGCATGGGCGACGCGCGCAACCTCCTCATGGCCCTCGCGGGCGACGCCTGCCTTGTGATCGGCGGCCGTGCCGGCACCAAGTCCGAAGTCTGCCTTGCGTGGCTGCACAAGCGTCCGCTGCTGCCCCTCACCGGCTGCGGCGGCTGGTCCGACACGCTCGAGCGCGACCCGCCCGACGAGCGCCGCAACTCCCCCATCCTGCCCTGGGACTCCATCGCCACGCTCGAATCCCAGCTCACGAAACTCGCCCTGCTGCGCGGCTGA
- a CDS encoding DUF4256 domain-containing protein, with protein MKGAKPAKKELSAKEREALIGVLQSRFGKNPGRHAGIAWAGVQARLEAKPAKLGALAEMERTGGEPDVTGQDRKTGEYLFMDCAPQSPVGRQSLCYDREALDGRKKFPPKGCVTELAAAMGAEILTEEQYFALQQLGEFDTKTSSWLLTPPEIRKRGGAIYGDRRYNRVFIGHNGADSYYSGRGFRCWLKV; from the coding sequence ATGAAAGGTGCCAAGCCTGCGAAGAAGGAGTTGTCGGCCAAGGAGCGCGAGGCGTTGATCGGGGTGTTGCAGAGCCGGTTCGGGAAAAACCCGGGTCGCCACGCGGGCATCGCATGGGCCGGGGTGCAGGCTAGGCTGGAGGCCAAGCCTGCGAAGCTGGGGGCGCTGGCGGAGATGGAGCGCACCGGCGGCGAACCGGATGTCACCGGCCAAGACCGGAAAACAGGCGAATATCTTTTTATGGATTGCGCCCCGCAAAGTCCCGTCGGTCGCCAGAGCCTGTGCTACGACCGCGAGGCGCTGGATGGTCGGAAGAAGTTTCCGCCGAAGGGCTGTGTCACCGAGCTGGCTGCGGCCATGGGCGCGGAAATCCTGACCGAGGAGCAGTATTTCGCGCTGCAGCAGCTCGGCGAGTTCGACACCAAGACCTCGAGCTGGCTGCTGACTCCACCGGAGATCCGAAAGCGCGGAGGCGCGATCTACGGTGACCGGCGCTACAACCGCGTCTTCATCGGCCACAACGGCGCCGATTCCTATTACAGCGGCCGGGGTTTCCGGTGCTGGCTCAAGGTGTAG
- a CDS encoding ankyrin repeat domain-containing protein — protein sequence MTPRLHGFGIFVLVCIGLVSVSADPLVEAVRFQDKSAITALLAGGPDLAGKDDLGNTALHWAALNNDTATLTALLDRGADVNATNTAGATPLIYAVARPEAVTALLAKGANVNHATAAKTTALIAATRRPRSAEVVRILLAHQADFTVTLPGEGAPIDLAAGHGDTETVDLLLAAGAKPNEVVGASTLGDPALVAKLLDAGADLKFSPGFAGHALNFALYAQQTENAKLLIARGADLTHRSPTGEHKTPPILWATYLQEDDPSVVQAMLDRGADPNLLSERGESALDWARDRRLQKVEAVLLAAGAKPGKSPAKRKSIPARAVPAAPAEQAAMTQAAIARALPLLQRTSDGFLLSGVVRQQQCVSCHQQTLPAVAYALARERGHALDDVSLARQLQDQASYWRNRNKVQRTYERVAPQPDFPTVVGYGMLGFAALEYPADELTDAMAWYYLDAQLPDGTWETYDYRPPMEDGPIEAVAFGIRALQLYPLRGREAECRERITLAQEWLARAKPVTFGQQLFQLLGLGWAGEAPAALQPLAQTILRQQRSDGGWAQLDGLDSDAWATGQALYTLATTGTLKVSDPAYRRGAAFLLRTQFDDGSWYVRSRAWPFQPQFESGFPHGKDQWISAGGTAWAAMALLLTQPKTMTPVRVDWMSLSVPQPSDIPAAAAATAAVSTVDYAQEIQPMLERSCYDCHGGDRKKGKFSLATRESLLKGGQSGDPAVIPGNGAASMLIAMVSDQVEDAEMPPLSKRDEHPPLKADEILRLRAWIDAGLPWAGAPPASTAPAAAASPDI from the coding sequence ATGACTCCCCGCCTCCACGGTTTCGGGATATTCGTGCTCGTTTGCATCGGCCTGGTCTCCGTTTCCGCCGATCCGCTCGTCGAGGCGGTTCGTTTTCAGGACAAGTCCGCCATCACCGCCCTGCTGGCCGGCGGCCCCGATCTCGCCGGCAAGGATGACCTCGGCAACACCGCCCTGCACTGGGCGGCGCTCAACAACGACACGGCCACGCTCACCGCCCTCCTCGACCGGGGCGCCGACGTCAACGCCACCAACACCGCGGGCGCGACACCCCTGATCTACGCCGTGGCCCGCCCCGAGGCCGTCACCGCCCTGCTCGCCAAGGGCGCCAACGTGAACCACGCGACCGCCGCCAAGACCACCGCCCTCATCGCCGCGACCCGCCGGCCGCGCTCGGCGGAGGTCGTGCGCATCCTTCTCGCCCACCAGGCGGATTTCACCGTCACCCTGCCAGGCGAGGGCGCGCCCATTGACCTCGCCGCCGGCCACGGCGACACCGAGACCGTTGACCTGCTCCTCGCCGCCGGCGCCAAGCCGAACGAGGTGGTCGGTGCGTCCACCCTCGGCGACCCGGCCCTCGTCGCCAAGCTCCTCGACGCCGGCGCCGACCTCAAGTTCAGCCCGGGCTTCGCCGGGCACGCTCTCAATTTTGCGCTCTACGCCCAGCAGACCGAAAACGCGAAGCTGCTCATCGCACGCGGCGCCGACCTCACCCACCGCTCGCCCACGGGCGAACACAAGACCCCGCCAATCCTCTGGGCGACCTACCTCCAGGAGGATGACCCCTCCGTCGTCCAGGCGATGCTGGACCGCGGCGCCGATCCCAACCTCCTGAGCGAACGCGGCGAGAGCGCCCTCGACTGGGCCCGGGACCGCCGCCTGCAAAAGGTGGAGGCCGTTCTGCTCGCCGCCGGCGCCAAGCCCGGCAAAAGCCCCGCGAAACGCAAAAGCATCCCGGCGCGTGCCGTGCCCGCCGCCCCGGCGGAGCAGGCCGCGATGACGCAGGCCGCGATCGCCCGCGCGCTGCCGTTGCTGCAGCGCACCTCCGACGGTTTTCTCCTGAGCGGCGTCGTGCGCCAGCAGCAATGCGTCTCCTGTCATCAGCAGACGCTGCCGGCCGTCGCCTACGCCTTGGCCCGCGAGCGCGGCCATGCCCTCGACGACGTCTCCCTCGCCCGCCAGTTGCAGGACCAGGCCTCCTACTGGCGCAACCGGAACAAGGTCCAGCGCACCTACGAACGGGTCGCGCCCCAGCCGGATTTCCCCACCGTGGTCGGTTACGGCATGCTGGGCTTCGCCGCACTCGAGTATCCGGCCGACGAACTCACCGATGCCATGGCGTGGTATTACCTCGACGCCCAGTTGCCCGACGGCACCTGGGAAACCTATGACTACCGGCCGCCGATGGAAGACGGTCCCATCGAGGCGGTCGCGTTCGGCATCCGCGCCCTGCAACTTTATCCGCTCCGCGGTCGCGAGGCGGAATGCCGCGAACGCATCACGCTCGCGCAGGAGTGGCTGGCCCGCGCCAAACCCGTGACCTTCGGCCAGCAGCTGTTCCAGTTGCTCGGACTCGGGTGGGCCGGCGAAGCACCCGCGGCGTTGCAACCGCTCGCCCAGACAATCCTCCGCCAGCAGCGGTCGGATGGCGGCTGGGCGCAACTCGACGGCCTCGACAGCGACGCGTGGGCGACCGGCCAGGCGCTCTATACGCTCGCCACGACCGGCACGCTCAAGGTGTCCGATCCCGCCTACCGCCGCGGCGCGGCCTTCCTGCTGCGCACGCAGTTCGACGACGGTTCGTGGTATGTGCGCAGCCGCGCCTGGCCGTTCCAGCCGCAGTTTGAAAGCGGGTTCCCCCACGGCAAGGACCAATGGATCTCCGCCGGCGGCACCGCCTGGGCCGCCATGGCGTTGCTCCTGACGCAGCCCAAGACCATGACCCCCGTGCGCGTGGATTGGATGAGCCTGAGCGTGCCGCAGCCTTCCGATATTCCGGCCGCCGCCGCCGCGACCGCGGCGGTTTCGACAGTCGATTACGCCCAGGAAATCCAGCCCATGCTCGAACGCTCCTGTTACGACTGCCACGGAGGCGACCGCAAGAAGGGCAAATTCAGCCTCGCGACCCGCGAGAGCCTCCTGAAAGGCGGCCAGTCCGGCGACCCGGCCGTTATCCCCGGCAATGGCGCCGCCAGCATGCTGATTGCCATGGTCTCCGACCAGGTCGAGGACGCGGAGATGCCGCCCTTGAGCAAACGCGACGAACACCCGCCGCTGAAGGCCGACGAAATTCTCCGCCTCCGCGCCTGGATTGACGCCGGCCTGCCCTGGGCGGGGGCCCCGCCTGCGTCAACCGCGCCCGCGGCCGCAGCCAGTCCGGACATCTGA
- a CDS encoding DUF2442 domain-containing protein: MITIAKPDTRLAALRCQMRGRRVYLEITERRTISFPASKYDRLAYAPQVELEKIHLHDGGRIIRWETLDEEIQVEDVANHRYLHTARTMLPGESVESLAEHKYSF; the protein is encoded by the coding sequence ATGATAACTATCGCCAAGCCTGACACGCGTCTCGCCGCCCTCCGCTGTCAGATGCGCGGCCGGCGGGTATACCTCGAGATCACCGAGCGCCGCACCATCAGTTTTCCCGCGAGCAAATACGACCGGCTGGCCTACGCCCCACAGGTCGAGCTCGAGAAGATCCACCTGCATGACGGCGGTCGCATCATTCGCTGGGAGACACTCGACGAGGAGATCCAAGTCGAGGATGTGGCGAACCATCGCTACCTGCACACCGCCCGCACGATGCTTCCGGGGGAATCTGTGGAGAGCCTGGCGGAACACAAATACAGCTTCTAG
- the cysK gene encoding cysteine synthase A has product MSSPTPRQTSGQGRLYDSILDTIGNTPCVRINHLAPKHVTVYVKAEFFNPAASVKDRLAISIIEEAERSGALKPGQTVVEATSGNTGIGLAMVCAAKGYPLVVTMADSFSIERRKLMRFLGAKVVLTPRAAKGYGMYAKAKELAEKNGWFFARQFETAANATIHENTTGREIVADFKGKRLDYFVTGYGTGGTFTGVSRVLRKELPQTKIILCEPASAPLVASGTAQVRAADQGPAAGHPAWTPHPVQGWTPDFIPYVLQEGLDKKFYDELIAIAGPAGIEWSRKLAQKEGIFTGISAGATFAVAMQVAEKAPAGSVILAMLPDTGERYMTTPLFEGIAEGMSADEEALSKSTPGYQMPPPAA; this is encoded by the coding sequence ATGAGCTCCCCCACTCCACGCCAGACCAGCGGCCAGGGCCGCCTTTACGACAGCATCCTCGACACCATCGGCAATACCCCCTGCGTCCGCATCAACCACCTCGCCCCGAAGCACGTCACCGTCTACGTTAAAGCGGAGTTCTTCAATCCCGCGGCGTCGGTGAAGGACCGCCTCGCCATCAGCATCATCGAGGAGGCCGAGCGTTCCGGTGCGCTCAAGCCCGGCCAGACCGTGGTCGAGGCCACCAGCGGCAACACCGGCATCGGTCTCGCGATGGTCTGCGCGGCCAAGGGCTACCCGCTCGTCGTGACGATGGCCGACAGCTTCTCCATCGAGCGTCGCAAGCTCATGCGTTTTCTCGGCGCCAAGGTCGTGCTGACCCCGCGCGCCGCCAAGGGTTACGGCATGTATGCCAAGGCCAAGGAACTCGCCGAGAAGAACGGCTGGTTCTTCGCCCGCCAGTTTGAGACCGCGGCCAACGCCACCATCCACGAGAACACCACGGGCCGCGAAATTGTCGCCGACTTCAAGGGCAAGCGCCTCGACTATTTCGTGACCGGCTACGGCACGGGCGGCACGTTCACCGGCGTGAGCCGCGTGCTGCGCAAGGAGCTGCCGCAAACGAAGATCATCCTCTGTGAACCCGCCAGCGCCCCGCTCGTCGCCAGCGGCACGGCGCAGGTCCGCGCGGCCGACCAGGGCCCGGCCGCCGGACACCCGGCCTGGACGCCGCACCCGGTGCAGGGCTGGACGCCGGACTTCATCCCCTACGTGCTGCAGGAGGGCCTGGACAAGAAATTCTACGACGAACTCATCGCCATCGCCGGCCCCGCCGGCATCGAGTGGTCGCGCAAGCTGGCACAAAAGGAAGGCATCTTCACCGGCATCTCCGCCGGCGCCACCTTCGCTGTGGCCATGCAGGTGGCCGAGAAAGCGCCCGCCGGATCAGTGATCCTCGCGATGCTGCCCGACACCGGTGAGCGCTACATGACCACGCCGCTGTTCGAAGGCATTGCCGAGGGCATGAGCGCCGACGAGGAAGCGCTGTCGAAATCCACCCCCGGTTACCAGATGCCGCCGCCCGCGGCCTGA
- a CDS encoding DUF3500 domain-containing protein — MPHAAPRRRLFTFIWAAFAAALVAAETEQEQVTRMFAERQQQALAQPFHGVTTPEGKSAGLFPVKKTGVSTDQLLGAAQAFLAALSPEQKKRTAFAVDDSEWRKWCNVDNGIYVRQGTSLKEMDAVQRAAARELMRATLSAKGLALADAIRRTDQTLRELNEGDPAYDEELYFFTVMGTPSATEPWGWQLDGHHLVINTFVLGDQVTMTPAFWGGEPVHTTSGKYSGNVILQEEQDQGLAFMRSLDAAQQSAARLAPRKERDDMKAAAFQDNLVLPFAGLPAKQLSPAQKRQLLALTALFVNNQSDGHARVKLDEVAAQLDGTWFAWIGDTSPDAVFYFRIHSPVILIEFDHQRPVGVPGVPRTVTREHIHVIVRTPNGNDYGKDLLRQHLEQHPHPL, encoded by the coding sequence ATGCCCCACGCCGCCCCACGTCGTCGTCTGTTCACATTTATTTGGGCTGCATTTGCGGCCGCCCTCGTCGCCGCCGAAACCGAGCAGGAACAGGTCACGCGGATGTTCGCCGAACGGCAGCAGCAGGCGCTGGCCCAACCGTTCCACGGCGTGACCACGCCCGAAGGAAAATCGGCCGGTCTCTTTCCGGTGAAGAAGACCGGCGTGTCCACCGATCAGCTGCTCGGGGCCGCCCAGGCTTTCCTCGCCGCACTGTCACCCGAACAGAAGAAGCGCACGGCTTTCGCGGTGGACGACAGCGAATGGCGCAAGTGGTGCAACGTGGACAACGGCATCTACGTGCGCCAGGGCACGAGCCTGAAGGAAATGGACGCCGTCCAGCGCGCCGCCGCGCGCGAGCTCATGCGCGCCACGCTCAGCGCCAAGGGCCTGGCGCTCGCCGATGCCATCCGCCGCACCGACCAGACGCTGCGCGAGTTGAACGAAGGCGACCCGGCCTACGACGAGGAACTCTACTTTTTCACGGTCATGGGCACGCCCTCGGCCACCGAACCGTGGGGGTGGCAGCTCGACGGGCACCACCTTGTCATCAACACCTTTGTGCTCGGCGACCAGGTAACGATGACCCCGGCTTTCTGGGGCGGCGAGCCGGTGCACACCACCTCCGGAAAATACTCGGGCAACGTCATCCTGCAGGAAGAACAGGACCAGGGCCTCGCCTTCATGCGCAGTCTCGATGCGGCGCAGCAGTCGGCCGCCCGCCTCGCTCCGCGCAAGGAGCGCGACGACATGAAGGCCGCCGCGTTCCAGGACAACCTCGTGCTGCCCTTCGCCGGCCTGCCGGCCAAGCAGCTCTCGCCCGCGCAAAAGCGGCAGCTTCTCGCGCTGACCGCACTTTTTGTGAACAACCAGAGCGACGGTCACGCCCGGGTGAAGCTCGACGAGGTCGCCGCCCAACTCGACGGGACCTGGTTCGCCTGGATTGGCGACACCTCGCCCGACGCCGTGTTCTACTTCCGCATCCATTCGCCGGTGATCCTGATCGAGTTCGACCACCAGCGACCGGTCGGGGTGCCCGGCGTGCCGCGCACCGTCACGCGCGAGCACATCCACGTCATCGTGCGCACGCCCAACGGCAACGATTACGGCAAGGACCTCCTCCGCCAGCACCTCGAGCAGCACCCGCATCCGCTTTGA
- a CDS encoding family 16 glycosylhydrolase, translating to MKSLLPTVRRALLAGASILLGHVPLAAQVTPDNWAPGTGWSLVWADEFNGGVVNPDHWTYDLGAGGWGNNELQSYAAANATVQDGELRITARQNADGSYSSARLKTQGRLAWTYGKFAARLRLPQGQGIWPAFWMLGTNITTVGWPKCGEIDIMEMIGGGENRDDSAYGTIHWDAGGHASVGSSRIELVDPEIFHDNYHVFEVEWTPTSIAWKIDGVETARVSIDRTVWPEMEEFHQPFFVILNLAVGGNWPGSPDASTVFPQTLAVDWVRVYASATTGNAPAITTQPAAQTVTAGQSVTFSVAVSGNPTPTIQWQKDGADLAGATGTSFQISRVAAGDAGTYRAVVTNALGSVTSNGASLSVAAAPVTPPPASGGGSGGGGGAPSLYFAVALLVLAWGRFRRH from the coding sequence ATGAAATCGCTTCTCCCCACCGTCAGGCGCGCCCTGTTAGCGGGTGCGTCGATCCTTCTCGGCCATGTTCCGCTCGCCGCGCAGGTTACGCCCGACAATTGGGCGCCGGGGACGGGCTGGTCCCTCGTCTGGGCCGACGAGTTCAACGGCGGCGTGGTGAATCCCGACCACTGGACCTATGATCTCGGCGCGGGCGGCTGGGGCAACAATGAGCTGCAGTCCTATGCCGCGGCCAACGCCACCGTGCAGGACGGCGAGCTGCGCATCACGGCGCGGCAGAATGCCGACGGCAGCTACAGCTCGGCTCGACTCAAGACCCAGGGCCGGCTCGCCTGGACCTACGGCAAGTTCGCCGCCCGTCTGCGGCTGCCGCAGGGGCAGGGCATCTGGCCAGCCTTCTGGATGCTCGGCACGAATATCACCACCGTCGGCTGGCCGAAGTGCGGCGAGATCGACATCATGGAGATGATCGGCGGGGGCGAAAACCGCGACGACTCCGCCTACGGCACGATCCACTGGGACGCCGGCGGCCACGCCTCGGTCGGGAGCAGCCGCATCGAACTCGTGGACCCGGAGATTTTTCACGACAACTACCACGTCTTCGAGGTCGAGTGGACGCCGACCAGCATCGCCTGGAAAATCGACGGCGTCGAAACTGCCCGCGTCAGCATCGACCGCACCGTCTGGCCCGAGATGGAGGAATTTCACCAGCCGTTCTTCGTCATCCTCAATCTCGCCGTCGGCGGCAACTGGCCCGGCTCACCGGACGCCAGCACCGTGTTTCCCCAGACCCTGGCGGTGGATTGGGTGCGCGTGTATGCGAGCGCGACCACGGGCAACGCGCCTGCCATCACCACACAACCGGCTGCGCAAACGGTTACCGCCGGCCAGTCTGTCACGTTCAGCGTGGCGGTCAGCGGCAATCCCACGCCGACCATCCAGTGGCAGAAGGACGGTGCCGACCTTGCCGGCGCCACCGGCACGAGCTTCCAGATCAGCCGCGTCGCGGCCGGCGACGCCGGCACCTACCGCGCGGTGGTCACCAACGCCCTCGGCAGCGTTACGAGCAACGGCGCCAGCCTGTCTGTCGCCGCCGCGCCCGTGACCCCGCCGCCCGCCTCGGGCGGTGGCAGCGGAGGTGGCGGAGGCGCGCCGAGCCTGTATTTCGCAGTGGCTCTGCTCGTGCTGGCCTGGGGACGTTTCCGCCGCCATTGA